The following is a genomic window from Bdellovibrionota bacterium.
ACGGATCTTGCAACGCTCAAACCTAGGAATACGTCAGCGCCATCCAGTGCTTCGGTGAGATTTCTTTTTTTCGTGTCGTTAGCGAATTCTTCTTTCCATTTGTTCATGCCCTCTGTACGACCTTTGTAGATCACTCCTTTAGAGTCACACATGATTAGGTTTTCTCTTTTTACACCCAGATGAACAAAAAGTTTTGAACACGCATGAGCCGAGGCTCCGGCACCGTTCACAACAACTTTGATTTTCTCAATTTTTTTGCCTGCAATTTGAACAGCGTTCATTAATGCGGCACTTGTGATGATGGCTGTTCCGTGTTGATCGTCATGGAACACAGGGATCTTCATGGTCCTTTTTAATTCTTCTTCGATGATAAAACACTCAGGCGCTTTGATGTCTTCAAGATTGATTCCGCCAAAGGTAGGTTCCATAGCTTTTACGGCTTGGATTACATCTTCAGCCGATTCAGATCCTAGTTCGATATCGAAGACATCGATATCAGCGAATTTTTTAAAGAGAACGCCCTTACCTTCCATTACTGGTTTTCCAGCAAGCGGTCCAATATTACCGAGTCCAAGAACTGCCGTACCGTTTGTTATCACAGCAACTAAATTTCCTTTTGCCGTGTAATCGAAAACTTTTTTTGGATCTTTGGCAATTTCCATACAAGGCTGAGCAACGCCCGGTGAATAGGCGAGAGAGAGGTCGCGGTCGGTATCACAAGGTTTTGAGGTAATAACTTCGATTTTTCCGGGTCTACCAGACGAATGATATTCTAGTGAGTCAGTGTAGCGTGACATTTAAAATTCCCCTATAATGTAAGCCTTGAGACTATGAGGCTCGCTTGGAATAGTCAATGCGCTCTTTAGGTGTATCTAGAGCTACACTTTCTGCTATGCACAACGCAAGTTGTGAAGGTATAAAGATGTGACAATATTTCTCCAGGTGCTTATCATTTAAGGGTATTTAAAAAATCTTAAAAATTAAGACACAACGAATGAGGTTCACCATATGGCAAACGCAAACGCTAGAGATGTCGTCATTGTAGAAGGGGTGAGAACACCTTTTGCAAAATCTGGAACAGTTTTAAAAAATGTACATGCAAAAGATTTAGGCCGTTCCGCACTTAAAGAATTATTGCAAATGACTAATCTTGATCCCAAGTTAGTGGATGAGGTGATCATTGGCAACACGGGTAGTCCTTCGGACGCTGTGAATATCGCAAGAGTGGTTGCATTGAATGCAGGAATTCCTCTTGAAGTTTCAGCGCACACTGTTCACAGAAACTGTGCTTCTGCGATGGAAAGTATTGCGGGTGGATTTGATAAAATCAAAGCAGGTGTTGCGGACATCGTGATCGCTGGCGGAACCGAGAGCATGTCAGATATGCCACTTCTCTTCTCCAGAAGTTTTGCAAATAAATTTGGAGCCTTTGCTGCTGCAAAAACAATTGGTGCAAAATTAGGCGCGCTAAAAAAAATTAAACTCAAAGATTTAAAGCCAAGAATTTCTATCATCGAAGGTCTAACAGATCCATTTGTTGGCATTAATATGGGGCAGACGGCAGAAATTTTGGCTAAAGAATTTCAAATTTCTCGAAAAGAACAAGATGAGTTTGCGGTGAAGTCCCACCAAAAAGCCGTAGCCGCACAAAAGAGCGGACGTTTCGCCAAAGAAATCACGCCATTTTATTTGGGTCCAGATTACAAAAAAGTGATCACCGATGATGTCGGTCCAAGAGATGGTCAAAGCATGGAGCAACTTGCGAAATTAAAACCTTTCTTTGATAGAAAATTTGGAACGGTAACGCCGGGAAATTCTTGTCCGATTACAGATGGAGCAGCGATGCTTCTTTTGATGAGCCGAGAGAAAGCGCAACAGCTGGGATACAAACCTATCGCTTCGATCAAGTCTTACTCCTTCAGAGGTTTAGAACCAGAAAGAATGGGATTGGGCCCTGCATACGCTACTCCACACGCTCTGAAAAAAGCGGGATTAGAATTAAAAGACATCGGGCTTGTAGAGCTGAACGAAGCTTTCGCTGCACAAGTGATCGCTTGTGAGAAAGCGATGGCATCGGACAAATTCGCGCAAGAAAAATTAGGATTATCAAAAGCCGTCGGTACCATTGATCCTAGTAAGCTCAATGTGAATGGGGGAGCGATTGCTCTGGGTCACCCTGTGGGAACTACGGGGACAAGACTTGTGCTGACGCTGATGAAAGAGATGCAGCTTAAGAATGTTCAATTTGGTCTTGCTACCCTTTGTATTGGTGGTGGTCAAGGTGGCGCAATGATTATAGAGAGAGAGGCTTAACCATGGAAGTTCTAAGAATTAAAAAAATTGATAACGACATTTCGATGATGGAGCTGGATCTTGAAGGGGAGAAAGTAAATAAACTTTCAAAAGTTGCGCTGATGAAGATCAGCGAGACCCTAAAGCAACTTTCTAGTTCGGGATTAAAATGTTTGATCGTAATTTCAAGAAAACCTAAAATTTTTATCGCGGGTGCGGATATCGAAGAAATTAAAGATATCAAAACTCCAGAGGCTGCAAAAGATGCAGCTTCTCAAGGGCAAGGGATCATCAATCAATTTGAAGATCTTCCGTTCCCGGTAATTGCTTCGATCAATGGCGCATGCATGGGTGGCGGTACTGAATTGGCGCTGGCTTGTGATTACAGAATTGCTTCCGATGATCCTTCCACAAAGATTGGTCTACCAGAGACAAAGCTTGGAATTCTTCCGGGCTTTGGTGGATGTATCCGTTTACCAAGAGTGATTGGCATTCAAGCAGCTCTTGATATTATTCTCGCGGGTAAAGCGGTAGATGCAAAAAAAGCCATGAAGTTGGGACTAGTGGATGAAATGACTCCGGTGCTGATGCTCGAAGAATACACCATCAAGTTTGCAAAAGAAATTGTAGCTAAGGGCGCACGCAAGAGAAAGAAAGTTTTCTCGGCAAAAGGTTTACCGGGAAAACTTTTAGAAAGTCCAATCGGCAGACCCATTGTTTTCTCACAAGCTAAAAAAATGCTTTTGTCACAAACAAAAGGTCATTATCCCGCTCCGGTAAAAGCTTTGGAGGTCGTGCAGAAAACTTACGGCATGAGCAACAGAAAGCAAGCATTAGCTATCGAAGCCAAAGCCTTTGGTGAAGTGGCAGCTACGGATGTGAGCAAGAACTTGATCAATCTTTTTTACATGATGGAAGCCGTAAAAAAACAAACTGGTGTTTCCGATTCTAGTGTTAAGCCACTGAAGATTTCGAAGATGGCAGTTTTGGGTGCCGGAACCATGGGTGGCGGTATCGCACAACTGGGTGCCGATAAAGGTCTTGAAGTGAGAATGAAAGACATCAACACGAGCGCCATTGCTTTAGGATTTCAACAGGCGCAAAAAATTTGGTCAAAGCTTGTGCAAAAAAGAAAGCTTACACCAAGTGAATATGAGCAAAAACTAGCCCGCATCAGTGGTGGGACTAATTTTGATGGCTTTAAAAATACTGACGTCGTGGTGGAAGCCATCGTTGAAGACATGAACATCAAGAAAAAAGTTTTAGCGGAAACTTATGAAAACTGTAAGCCCGATGTGATCTTGGCGACCAATACCTCTTCACTCAGCGTGACCGAGATGGGAGCTGATCTTAAAGAACCAGAAAACTTTGTGGGCATGCATTTCTTTAACCCGGTTCACAAGATGCCACTCGTGGAAGTGATAAGAGGGGCAAAGTCTTCAGATGTTGCGGTGGCTACGATTTTTGATCTTTGCAAGAAAATGGGAAAAACTCCGGTCGTTATGAAAGATGGACCAGGATTTTTGGTGAATAGACTTTTGTTACCTTACTTGAATGAAGCGGTTTATCTTTTGGAAGAAGGTTACGCTGCCGAAGATATCGATAAAGCTTTTTTAAAATTCGGTATGCCTATGGGACCGTTACATCTGATTGATGAAGTGGGAATCGATGTGGGTGTGAAGGTAGCAAAAATTTTCCACAAAGCTTTCGGCGAGAGAGCCGCTCCTTCAAAGAGCATGATGAAGATTATTGAAACAGGAAGATTAGGGAAAAAGAATAAGAAAGGTTTTTATCTCTATGACGACAGAGGTTACAAATTAAATCTTGATCCTACGATTTACAAAGATTTAGGTCTCCCAATGCCGACTAAAAAATTGGATGCAAAAGTGGCTATAGATCGTTGTATTTTTGCGATGATCAACGAAGCGGCTTTAGCCTATTTAGAAGACAAGATCGTGGAAACTCCAGAAGACGTCGATATGAGCATGATCATGGGAACGGGCTTTCCACCGTTCCGCGGTGGACTGCTGAGATACGCAGACTCCGTGGGCAGCGAAAAGATCGTTGATACCTTGGAAGAGTTTGCGGTGAAGTTTGGACCGAGATTCAAACCGTCCAATCCACTGAAGCAAATGGCTAAGACGCACAGAAAATTCTATAACTGATTTTTAGATTTATTCTAGAAATAAAAAGCCCTGAACTATTCAAAGCAGTCAGGGCTTTTGTTTATCTGGTTTGTAAAGTTATTAAGGATTTTAACGGACACTCGATGAGCACTCTAGCTCAGAGCTGCGCTCGGTGGTTTGCATTACTGCTATCATGTTTTTTCT
Proteins encoded in this region:
- a CDS encoding thiolase family protein, with amino-acid sequence MANANARDVVIVEGVRTPFAKSGTVLKNVHAKDLGRSALKELLQMTNLDPKLVDEVIIGNTGSPSDAVNIARVVALNAGIPLEVSAHTVHRNCASAMESIAGGFDKIKAGVADIVIAGGTESMSDMPLLFSRSFANKFGAFAAAKTIGAKLGALKKIKLKDLKPRISIIEGLTDPFVGINMGQTAEILAKEFQISRKEQDEFAVKSHQKAVAAQKSGRFAKEITPFYLGPDYKKVITDDVGPRDGQSMEQLAKLKPFFDRKFGTVTPGNSCPITDGAAMLLLMSREKAQQLGYKPIASIKSYSFRGLEPERMGLGPAYATPHALKKAGLELKDIGLVELNEAFAAQVIACEKAMASDKFAQEKLGLSKAVGTIDPSKLNVNGGAIALGHPVGTTGTRLVLTLMKEMQLKNVQFGLATLCIGGGQGGAMIIEREA
- a CDS encoding 3-hydroxyacyl-CoA dehydrogenase NAD-binding domain-containing protein, whose translation is MEVLRIKKIDNDISMMELDLEGEKVNKLSKVALMKISETLKQLSSSGLKCLIVISRKPKIFIAGADIEEIKDIKTPEAAKDAASQGQGIINQFEDLPFPVIASINGACMGGGTELALACDYRIASDDPSTKIGLPETKLGILPGFGGCIRLPRVIGIQAALDIILAGKAVDAKKAMKLGLVDEMTPVLMLEEYTIKFAKEIVAKGARKRKKVFSAKGLPGKLLESPIGRPIVFSQAKKMLLSQTKGHYPAPVKALEVVQKTYGMSNRKQALAIEAKAFGEVAATDVSKNLINLFYMMEAVKKQTGVSDSSVKPLKISKMAVLGAGTMGGGIAQLGADKGLEVRMKDINTSAIALGFQQAQKIWSKLVQKRKLTPSEYEQKLARISGGTNFDGFKNTDVVVEAIVEDMNIKKKVLAETYENCKPDVILATNTSSLSVTEMGADLKEPENFVGMHFFNPVHKMPLVEVIRGAKSSDVAVATIFDLCKKMGKTPVVMKDGPGFLVNRLLLPYLNEAVYLLEEGYAAEDIDKAFLKFGMPMGPLHLIDEVGIDVGVKVAKIFHKAFGERAAPSKSMMKIIETGRLGKKNKKGFYLYDDRGYKLNLDPTIYKDLGLPMPTKKLDAKVAIDRCIFAMINEAALAYLEDKIVETPEDVDMSMIMGTGFPPFRGGLLRYADSVGSEKIVDTLEEFAVKFGPRFKPSNPLKQMAKTHRKFYN